One part of the Oncorhynchus clarkii lewisi isolate Uvic-CL-2024 chromosome 7, UVic_Ocla_1.0, whole genome shotgun sequence genome encodes these proteins:
- the LOC139413801 gene encoding E3 ubiquitin-protein ligase TRIM21-like isoform X2, whose product MDCLYEPATASMSLFETEGPLVLDLSCPICLQLFSDPVSLPCGHVYCSACLEKYMDTDTAHHCCPECQVEYQGLQALVKNFKMCSIIESYKATTTGKVRSVTDGDGGDCHQGVLSPNQRNDGKTSECLLDIEQQELQHTGLGDAAAAPPTFLKNQRTKMEKAIMDKSKLLLASQVTELTVRLQIAEDQLRREEEREVEVRAADALLRGKAAKLLEQMTELTINYVTGMTELIEEELRPTEESLGSRVHQVSEIRVKLRDAQLRAKSLLTEEDSGVFSEGLQEAQPRIMELMAQQPLEELDHDNTSPESKVNPGRACDELERRSAELREGLGTAQRSLRNVLNPSEVTFDLDTAHPSLVLSEDLKTVTFSTKKQPYPALPTRFSNFLQVLSTQSFYGGEHRWEVELDGSSPWIIGVCYSGALARSGLASALESSRGSWCLMWFNNLLRSFEQGHDVPLKRTPAVHRLEITLSFKTQRLSFYNVSQCSGKTHVYTFKANLTEPVHLAYRMMSGQPKARITVCS is encoded by the exons ATGGACTGTTTATACG AGCCTGCCACTGCCAGCATGTCACTGTTTGAGACTGAAGGACCCCTCGTGCTGGACCTGAGCTGCCCTATCTGCCTGCAACTCTTCTCCGACCCTGTGTCCCTGCCCTGCGGCCACGTCTACTGCTCAGCCTGCCTTGAGAAGTACATGGACACTGACACGGCCCACCACTGCTGTCCCGAATGCCAGGTTGAGTACCAGGGCCTCCAGGCCCTCGTGAAGAACTTCAAGATGTGCAGCATCATCGAGAGCTATAAAGCCACCACAACAGGAAAGGTCCGATCTGTCACAGATGGAGATGGTGGTGATTGCCACCAGGGGGTATTGTCACCTAACCAGAGAAATGATGGTAAGACATCTGAATGTCTATTAGACATAGAGCAACAAGAGTTACAACACACAGGCTTGGGAGATGCAGCTGCAGCGCCCCCTACTTTTCTGAAAAACCAACGGACCAAGATGGAGAAGGCGATAATGGACAAGTCTAAACTTCTATTAGCGTCTCAGGTAACGGAGTTGACGGTGAGGCTGCAGATAGCTGAGGACCAgctgaggagggaggaggagagggaggttgagGTCCGGGCCGCCGATGCCCTTCTGAGAGGAAAGGCAGCCAAGCTGCTGGAGCAGATGACTGAGCTGACGATCAACTATGTTACTGGGATGACAGAGTTGATTGAAGAGGAACTGCGCCCCACCGAGGAGAGCCTAGGCAGCCGAGTACACCAAGTCTCCGAGATCCGAGTGAAGTTGAGGGATGCCCAGCTCCGAGCCAAATCCCTCCTGACCGAGGAAGACAGTGGGGTGTTCAGTGAGGGGCTTCAGGAGGCACAACCGCGCATCATGGAGCTGATGGCCCAGCAACCTCTAGAGGAGCTGGACCACGACAACACCAGTCCTGAGTCGAAAGTTAACCCAGGCCGCGCTTGCGACGAGCTGGAACGGAGGAGCGCAGAGTTGAGGGAGGGACTCGGGACGGCCCAGCGTTCCCTACGCAATGTCCTCAACCCCTCAGAGGTGACCTTTGACCTAGACACTGCCCACCCCAGCTTGGTGCTGTCGGAGGACCTGAAGACGGTGACCTTCAGCACCAAAAAGCAGCCCTACCCGGCCCTGCCAACAAGGTTTAGCAACTTCCTCCAGGTGCTGAGCACCCAGAGCTTCTACGGAGGCGAGCATCGCTGGGAGGTGGAGCTGGACGGATCTTCTCCCTGGATCATAGGGGTGTGCTACAGCGGGGCGCTAGCACGCAGCGGGCTAGCGAGTGCCCTAGAGAGTAGCCGTGGCTCCTGGTGCCTGATGTGGTTCAATAACCTGCTCAGGTCCTTTGAGCAGGGCCATGATGTTCCATTGAAGAGAACCCCGGCAGTACATAGACTGGAGATCACGCTGAGTTTTAAGACTCAGAGGTTGAGCTTCTATAACGTCAGCCAGTGCAGTGGGAAGACTCACGTGTACACCTTTAAGGCGAACCTCACAGAGCCGGTGCATCTGGCTTATAGGATGATGTCAGGCCAACCGAAGGCACGCATAACCGTATGCTCTTGA
- the LOC139413801 gene encoding E3 ubiquitin-protein ligase TRIM21-like isoform X3 produces the protein MSLFETEGPLVLDLSCPICLQLFSDPVSLPCGHVYCSACLEKYMDTDTAHHCCPECQVEYQGLQALVKNFKMCSIIESYKATTTGKVRSVTDGDGGDCHQGVLSPNQRNDGKTSECLLDIEQQELQHTGLGDAAAAPPTFLKNQRTKMEKAIMDKSKLLLASQVTELTVRLQIAEDQLRREEEREVEVRAADALLRGKAAKLLEQMTELTINYVTGMTELIEEELRPTEESLGSRVHQVSEIRVKLRDAQLRAKSLLTEEDSGVFSEGLQEAQPRIMELMAQQPLEELDHDNTSPESKVNPGRACDELERRSAELREGLGTAQRSLRNVLNPSEVTFDLDTAHPSLVLSEDLKTVTFSTKKQPYPALPTRFSNFLQVLSTQSFYGGEHRWEVELDGSSPWIIGVCYSGALARSGLASALESSRGSWCLMWFNNLLRSFEQGHDVPLKRTPAVHRLEITLSFKTQRLSFYNVSQCSGKTHVYTFKANLTEPVHLAYRMMSGQPKARITVCS, from the coding sequence ATGTCACTGTTTGAGACTGAAGGACCCCTCGTGCTGGACCTGAGCTGCCCTATCTGCCTGCAACTCTTCTCCGACCCTGTGTCCCTGCCCTGCGGCCACGTCTACTGCTCAGCCTGCCTTGAGAAGTACATGGACACTGACACGGCCCACCACTGCTGTCCCGAATGCCAGGTTGAGTACCAGGGCCTCCAGGCCCTCGTGAAGAACTTCAAGATGTGCAGCATCATCGAGAGCTATAAAGCCACCACAACAGGAAAGGTCCGATCTGTCACAGATGGAGATGGTGGTGATTGCCACCAGGGGGTATTGTCACCTAACCAGAGAAATGATGGTAAGACATCTGAATGTCTATTAGACATAGAGCAACAAGAGTTACAACACACAGGCTTGGGAGATGCAGCTGCAGCGCCCCCTACTTTTCTGAAAAACCAACGGACCAAGATGGAGAAGGCGATAATGGACAAGTCTAAACTTCTATTAGCGTCTCAGGTAACGGAGTTGACGGTGAGGCTGCAGATAGCTGAGGACCAgctgaggagggaggaggagagggaggttgagGTCCGGGCCGCCGATGCCCTTCTGAGAGGAAAGGCAGCCAAGCTGCTGGAGCAGATGACTGAGCTGACGATCAACTATGTTACTGGGATGACAGAGTTGATTGAAGAGGAACTGCGCCCCACCGAGGAGAGCCTAGGCAGCCGAGTACACCAAGTCTCCGAGATCCGAGTGAAGTTGAGGGATGCCCAGCTCCGAGCCAAATCCCTCCTGACCGAGGAAGACAGTGGGGTGTTCAGTGAGGGGCTTCAGGAGGCACAACCGCGCATCATGGAGCTGATGGCCCAGCAACCTCTAGAGGAGCTGGACCACGACAACACCAGTCCTGAGTCGAAAGTTAACCCAGGCCGCGCTTGCGACGAGCTGGAACGGAGGAGCGCAGAGTTGAGGGAGGGACTCGGGACGGCCCAGCGTTCCCTACGCAATGTCCTCAACCCCTCAGAGGTGACCTTTGACCTAGACACTGCCCACCCCAGCTTGGTGCTGTCGGAGGACCTGAAGACGGTGACCTTCAGCACCAAAAAGCAGCCCTACCCGGCCCTGCCAACAAGGTTTAGCAACTTCCTCCAGGTGCTGAGCACCCAGAGCTTCTACGGAGGCGAGCATCGCTGGGAGGTGGAGCTGGACGGATCTTCTCCCTGGATCATAGGGGTGTGCTACAGCGGGGCGCTAGCACGCAGCGGGCTAGCGAGTGCCCTAGAGAGTAGCCGTGGCTCCTGGTGCCTGATGTGGTTCAATAACCTGCTCAGGTCCTTTGAGCAGGGCCATGATGTTCCATTGAAGAGAACCCCGGCAGTACATAGACTGGAGATCACGCTGAGTTTTAAGACTCAGAGGTTGAGCTTCTATAACGTCAGCCAGTGCAGTGGGAAGACTCACGTGTACACCTTTAAGGCGAACCTCACAGAGCCGGTGCATCTGGCTTATAGGATGATGTCAGGCCAACCGAAGGCACGCATAACCGTATGCTCTTGA
- the LOC139413801 gene encoding E3 ubiquitin-protein ligase TRIM21-like isoform X1: MSSALLPQVSGPREPATASMSLFETEGPLVLDLSCPICLQLFSDPVSLPCGHVYCSACLEKYMDTDTAHHCCPECQVEYQGLQALVKNFKMCSIIESYKATTTGKVRSVTDGDGGDCHQGVLSPNQRNDGKTSECLLDIEQQELQHTGLGDAAAAPPTFLKNQRTKMEKAIMDKSKLLLASQVTELTVRLQIAEDQLRREEEREVEVRAADALLRGKAAKLLEQMTELTINYVTGMTELIEEELRPTEESLGSRVHQVSEIRVKLRDAQLRAKSLLTEEDSGVFSEGLQEAQPRIMELMAQQPLEELDHDNTSPESKVNPGRACDELERRSAELREGLGTAQRSLRNVLNPSEVTFDLDTAHPSLVLSEDLKTVTFSTKKQPYPALPTRFSNFLQVLSTQSFYGGEHRWEVELDGSSPWIIGVCYSGALARSGLASALESSRGSWCLMWFNNLLRSFEQGHDVPLKRTPAVHRLEITLSFKTQRLSFYNVSQCSGKTHVYTFKANLTEPVHLAYRMMSGQPKARITVCS, encoded by the exons ATGTCATCAGCACTCCTCCCACAAGTCTCGGGACCGAGAG AGCCTGCCACTGCCAGCATGTCACTGTTTGAGACTGAAGGACCCCTCGTGCTGGACCTGAGCTGCCCTATCTGCCTGCAACTCTTCTCCGACCCTGTGTCCCTGCCCTGCGGCCACGTCTACTGCTCAGCCTGCCTTGAGAAGTACATGGACACTGACACGGCCCACCACTGCTGTCCCGAATGCCAGGTTGAGTACCAGGGCCTCCAGGCCCTCGTGAAGAACTTCAAGATGTGCAGCATCATCGAGAGCTATAAAGCCACCACAACAGGAAAGGTCCGATCTGTCACAGATGGAGATGGTGGTGATTGCCACCAGGGGGTATTGTCACCTAACCAGAGAAATGATGGTAAGACATCTGAATGTCTATTAGACATAGAGCAACAAGAGTTACAACACACAGGCTTGGGAGATGCAGCTGCAGCGCCCCCTACTTTTCTGAAAAACCAACGGACCAAGATGGAGAAGGCGATAATGGACAAGTCTAAACTTCTATTAGCGTCTCAGGTAACGGAGTTGACGGTGAGGCTGCAGATAGCTGAGGACCAgctgaggagggaggaggagagggaggttgagGTCCGGGCCGCCGATGCCCTTCTGAGAGGAAAGGCAGCCAAGCTGCTGGAGCAGATGACTGAGCTGACGATCAACTATGTTACTGGGATGACAGAGTTGATTGAAGAGGAACTGCGCCCCACCGAGGAGAGCCTAGGCAGCCGAGTACACCAAGTCTCCGAGATCCGAGTGAAGTTGAGGGATGCCCAGCTCCGAGCCAAATCCCTCCTGACCGAGGAAGACAGTGGGGTGTTCAGTGAGGGGCTTCAGGAGGCACAACCGCGCATCATGGAGCTGATGGCCCAGCAACCTCTAGAGGAGCTGGACCACGACAACACCAGTCCTGAGTCGAAAGTTAACCCAGGCCGCGCTTGCGACGAGCTGGAACGGAGGAGCGCAGAGTTGAGGGAGGGACTCGGGACGGCCCAGCGTTCCCTACGCAATGTCCTCAACCCCTCAGAGGTGACCTTTGACCTAGACACTGCCCACCCCAGCTTGGTGCTGTCGGAGGACCTGAAGACGGTGACCTTCAGCACCAAAAAGCAGCCCTACCCGGCCCTGCCAACAAGGTTTAGCAACTTCCTCCAGGTGCTGAGCACCCAGAGCTTCTACGGAGGCGAGCATCGCTGGGAGGTGGAGCTGGACGGATCTTCTCCCTGGATCATAGGGGTGTGCTACAGCGGGGCGCTAGCACGCAGCGGGCTAGCGAGTGCCCTAGAGAGTAGCCGTGGCTCCTGGTGCCTGATGTGGTTCAATAACCTGCTCAGGTCCTTTGAGCAGGGCCATGATGTTCCATTGAAGAGAACCCCGGCAGTACATAGACTGGAGATCACGCTGAGTTTTAAGACTCAGAGGTTGAGCTTCTATAACGTCAGCCAGTGCAGTGGGAAGACTCACGTGTACACCTTTAAGGCGAACCTCACAGAGCCGGTGCATCTGGCTTATAGGATGATGTCAGGCCAACCGAAGGCACGCATAACCGTATGCTCTTGA